The Candidatus Cloacimonadota bacterium genome segment CAGCTTTATCTTGGGCACTTGGTCAAAATCCACGTTCACGTCTTTGCCGCTATCGGCCAGGAACCCAAAAAACTGATTCAGGGCGATCCTTTTGCGGGCGATGGAAGTATTTACCAAACCCGCTTCCATAAGCTCCACAAGGTATTTGCTCACTTGCTCCGCCTGATGCTCTTCGATCGGCCGCCCGTTCCAGCCCAGATAGTCAAAGATATCTCTCCGATAGCTTTCTACGCTGTTTTCCGCCATGCCTTTTTCCACCCGGTTGTAGTAAACGAAAGCGTTCAGCAGGCTGGTCAGGCTGGGCCCGAGATCAATCTCTGGCCTGGTAGTTGGGCGATTCCTTGGTGATGTTGACATCGTGGGGATGCGATTCTTTGAGCCCAGCGCTACTGATTTCGATGAACTCTGCTTTTTCGCGCAGAGCTGCAATGTTTTCCGCGCCGCAGTAGCCCATGCCGGAGCGCAAGCCTCCCGTGAGTTGGAACAAAAAGTCTTTCAGTGGCCCTTTGTAGGGCACCATGCCCTCGATGCCTTCGGCGACCAACTTGTTTGCCTCGGTGCCTTCCTGGAAATAGCGGTCGCTGCTGCCTTTGCGCATCGCGCCGATGGAGCCCATGCCCCGGTAGCTTTTGAAGCGGCGGCCGTTGTAAATGATATATTCGCCGGGGCTTTCGTCGGTTCCTGCCAGCAGCGAGCCGATCATTACGGCATCCGCGCCTCCGGCAATGGCCTTCACGATGTCGCCGGAGTATTTGATACCGCCGTCGGCAATAAGCGGAATTCCCGCTTTGGCGGCAGCCTCGGAGCAGCCCATGATGGCCGAAAGCTGCGGAACGCCTATTCCGGCGATAACCCTGGTGGTGCAGATGGAGCCGGGCCCGATGCCCACCTTGATGGCGTCGGCGCCGTTGTCGATGAGAAATTGGGCGGCTTTGGCGGTCGCTATGTTGCCGGCCAGGATTTCCACGCCACAGGCGGCCTTAACCTTATTGATCGCGCTGCGGATATTTGTATGGTGGCCGTGGGCGGTGTCGATCACCAGCAGATTCACACCCTGTTTCGCAAGTTCCTTTGCCCTTTCCAGATAATCGCCGGTGACTCCGATCGCGGCTCCGACCAGCAGGCGGTTCTTATCGTCCTGTACGGCGTTTGGGTAGCTTATCCGCTTCAGGATGTCCCTCACTGTGAGCATGCCGGCCAGGCCAAAATCGGGGGTCACGATCAGGAGTTTTTCGATCCGGTGTTTTTGCAGGAGGGCCACGCAATCCTCGTTGGAAGTGCCTTCCGGAGCGGTGATCAGCCTTTCACGCGGCGTCATCAGGTCTTTCACAAGCCGTTTGCCGTTGGTCTCAAAACGAATGTCCCGGCTGGTCAGGATGCCCACCAGCTTTCCCTTTTCCATCACCGGAAATCCGCCGACCCTGTGTTCTTCACGGATCTGGTGCACTCTCTCCAGGGTGTCGTTCGGAGCAAGGGTGTAGGGGCGGGT includes the following:
- the guaB gene encoding IMP dehydrogenase — translated: MMKKTIRKTYTFDDVLLVPQQSKVLPASVCIQTRISAKLSLKIPVLSAAMDTVTEAGMAIAMAREGGLGIIHKNLSIEKQADEVRRVKRAESGLITRPYTLAPNDTLERVHQIREEHRVGGFPVMEKGKLVGILTSRDIRFETNGKRLVKDLMTPRERLITAPEGTSNEDCVALLQKHRIEKLLIVTPDFGLAGMLTVRDILKRISYPNAVQDDKNRLLVGAAIGVTGDYLERAKELAKQGVNLLVIDTAHGHHTNIRSAINKVKAACGVEILAGNIATAKAAQFLIDNGADAIKVGIGPGSICTTRVIAGIGVPQLSAIMGCSEAAAKAGIPLIADGGIKYSGDIVKAIAGGADAVMIGSLLAGTDESPGEYIIYNGRRFKSYRGMGSIGAMRKGSSDRYFQEGTEANKLVAEGIEGMVPYKGPLKDFLFQLTGGLRSGMGYCGAENIAALREKAEFIEISSAGLKESHPHDVNITKESPNYQARD